In one Rhodococcus sp. B50 genomic region, the following are encoded:
- a CDS encoding alpha/beta hydrolase-fold protein: protein MQMRTELEHAERRTGPARRAARIAGARSGRSRVLALVAAALVAPVAAGLTTVSVASADPLIAQSGPTSTAGATVRSVDWLTDRRVALWIDSPSMGTPIQVQLLLARDWNSKPDAKFPSVYMLDGMRARDDENGWTLETDAEAFFADKNVNVVLPVGGQSSFYSDWIDQNNGQNYKWETFLTKELPPLLERDWRTTDKRGVVGLSMGGTAAMFLPARNPGFAQFAASLSGILTTTTLGMPEAIHYAMQDAGGFDSEAMWGAPGSDGWESHDPYLLADKLKGVSLYVSSGSGTTGPYDDPSGIPGVSTNYAGMGLEILSRLTSQAFATKLKKQGIPAQIVYRPSGTHTWKYWEFELHQLWPQLANTLGVGVDKPECTPTGAFGDVANANAWLGDCLTSEYAVAGGTVQDFRFGRVFSSEGTTVPVAGAIGGAYQGMGGPAGQLGFPTTEERVAPDGRGRFNHFRGGAVYWTPEHGAHAVRGKIFEEWKNQGWEGGPLGYPILDEAATPDGRGAVQGFEIGAMYWSEGTGAHAVQGMILGKYAELGYETGVLGYPTTSERPAGRDGRANEFQHGHVYWSPLTGAWPVRGKILEAWLAEKGAEGRLGLPISDEFPAENGKGVQQNFQNGFITLDGDEVKLQP from the coding sequence ATGCAGATGCGAACTGAGCTCGAGCACGCTGAGCGACGGACAGGGCCTGCCAGGAGAGCGGCTCGCATTGCGGGTGCGCGGAGCGGCAGATCCCGTGTGCTCGCACTGGTCGCGGCAGCCCTCGTCGCACCGGTCGCTGCGGGCCTGACCACCGTCTCGGTGGCCTCCGCCGACCCGCTCATCGCCCAGTCCGGCCCGACGAGCACCGCCGGCGCGACCGTCCGCAGCGTCGACTGGCTCACCGACCGTCGCGTCGCCCTGTGGATCGACTCGCCGTCGATGGGGACGCCGATCCAGGTGCAGCTGTTGCTCGCGCGCGACTGGAACAGCAAGCCCGACGCGAAGTTCCCCTCGGTGTACATGCTCGACGGCATGCGGGCGCGCGACGACGAGAACGGATGGACGCTCGAGACCGACGCGGAGGCCTTCTTCGCCGACAAGAACGTCAACGTCGTCCTCCCGGTGGGCGGCCAGTCCAGCTTCTACTCCGACTGGATCGACCAGAACAACGGGCAGAACTACAAGTGGGAGACCTTCCTGACGAAGGAACTTCCCCCGCTCCTCGAACGTGACTGGCGCACCACCGACAAGCGCGGCGTCGTCGGTCTGTCGATGGGTGGCACCGCCGCGATGTTCCTGCCCGCCCGCAACCCGGGCTTCGCGCAGTTCGCGGCGTCGCTGTCCGGCATCCTCACCACGACCACGCTCGGCATGCCCGAGGCCATCCACTACGCGATGCAGGACGCCGGCGGTTTCGACTCCGAGGCGATGTGGGGTGCGCCCGGCTCCGACGGCTGGGAGTCGCACGATCCCTACCTGCTCGCCGACAAGCTCAAGGGTGTGAGCCTGTACGTCTCGAGCGGCAGCGGCACCACCGGGCCGTACGACGATCCCTCGGGCATCCCCGGTGTCAGCACCAACTACGCCGGCATGGGCCTCGAGATCCTCTCGCGCCTCACCTCGCAGGCGTTCGCGACGAAACTCAAGAAGCAGGGCATCCCCGCCCAGATCGTGTACCGGCCGTCGGGCACCCACACGTGGAAGTACTGGGAGTTCGAACTCCACCAGCTGTGGCCGCAGCTCGCCAACACCCTCGGTGTCGGGGTCGACAAGCCCGAGTGCACTCCGACCGGCGCCTTCGGCGACGTCGCGAACGCGAACGCCTGGCTCGGCGACTGTCTCACTTCCGAATACGCCGTCGCAGGTGGCACGGTGCAGGACTTCCGCTTCGGGCGTGTCTTCTCGTCCGAAGGCACGACCGTGCCGGTCGCGGGTGCGATCGGCGGCGCCTACCAAGGCATGGGCGGTCCGGCCGGGCAGCTCGGTTTCCCGACCACCGAGGAACGCGTCGCTCCCGACGGGCGCGGACGGTTCAACCACTTCCGGGGTGGCGCTGTCTACTGGACGCCCGAGCACGGCGCCCACGCGGTCCGCGGCAAGATCTTCGAGGAATGGAAGAACCAGGGCTGGGAGGGCGGCCCCCTCGGCTATCCGATCCTCGACGAGGCGGCGACCCCCGACGGACGCGGCGCGGTCCAGGGCTTCGAGATCGGCGCCATGTACTGGAGCGAGGGCACCGGCGCCCACGCGGTGCAGGGCATGATCCTCGGCAAGTACGCCGAGCTCGGTTACGAGACGGGTGTCCTGGGCTACCCGACGACCAGCGAGCGGCCCGCGGGGCGTGACGGTCGTGCCAACGAGTTCCAGCACGGACACGTCTACTGGAGTCCGCTCACCGGCGCCTGGCCGGTCCGGGGCAAGATCCTCGAGGCCTGGCTCGCCGAGAAGGGCGCCGAAGGACGTCTGGGTCTGCCGATCAGCGACGAGTTCCCGGCCGAGAACGGCAAGGGTGTCCAGCAGAACTTCCAGAACGGCTTCATCACGCTCGACGGCGACGAGGTGAAGCTGCAGCCGTAA
- a CDS encoding phosphatase PAP2 family protein — MAARHWRSTDTEVRVLQTVQATAGAVPAATTIARGMSHFGEHALGWIAIGAAGALVDRPRRRKWASVAVGAFGAHAASVVIKRVVRRPRPVDPTVQVNVSTPSRLSFPSSHVTSTTAAAVLLARTTGLPFPAVLVPPMMLSRLVLGVHYPTDVLAGAALGAASAAVVARAETKWGDR; from the coding sequence GTGGCTGCACGTCACTGGAGGAGCACCGACACCGAGGTACGGGTCCTGCAGACCGTCCAGGCCACCGCCGGTGCCGTGCCCGCCGCGACGACGATCGCCCGCGGCATGTCGCACTTCGGTGAGCACGCTCTCGGCTGGATCGCGATCGGCGCCGCCGGCGCCCTCGTCGACCGTCCCCGTCGCCGGAAGTGGGCGAGCGTGGCGGTCGGCGCGTTCGGTGCCCACGCGGCGTCCGTCGTGATCAAGCGGGTCGTGCGCCGTCCGCGGCCGGTCGACCCGACCGTGCAGGTCAACGTGTCCACGCCGAGCCGGCTGAGCTTCCCGTCGTCGCATGTGACGTCCACGACTGCGGCGGCCGTGCTGCTCGCCCGCACCACCGGGCTACCCTTTCCGGCGGTGCTCGTGCCGCCCATGATGCTGTCCCGCCTGGTGCTGGGCGTGCACTATCCGACGGATGTACTGGCGGGTGCGGCACTCGGTGCGGCGTCCGCGGCCGTCGTGGCGCGGGCAGAGACGAAGTGGGGAGATCGATGA
- a CDS encoding cutinase family protein, with protein MVRTKQRRGRRIVVVGALLVLAIVLVLWYLLAGRLDIPSPIPTPPGPEEPQSQPASCPDVQVVAVPGTWESAVGDDPYAPAANPYSLLLNVTRPLQERFDAQRADVYTVPYVAQFSNPVAIPPDGQQSYNNSRSEGFAATTDILARRSAECPLTTYVLTGFSQGAVIVGDVAAQIGAGNGPVPADRVLGVALVADGRRDGVSGTDIGAPVAGVGAELSLDGLRLPGITMTGARPGGFGELDDRTVQICAPTDSICDAPPNALNPANWMSAAPRLLEYVNNPIHAMYNTYVVDENGTTATQWIANWAAEKIDGAPEPAEE; from the coding sequence ATGGTCAGGACGAAGCAGCGTCGCGGACGCAGGATCGTGGTCGTAGGGGCGCTGCTCGTCCTGGCGATCGTGCTGGTGCTCTGGTATCTGCTCGCAGGGCGATTGGACATCCCCTCGCCGATTCCCACGCCACCGGGGCCGGAGGAGCCGCAGTCGCAGCCGGCCTCGTGCCCCGATGTGCAGGTCGTCGCCGTGCCGGGCACGTGGGAGTCCGCAGTGGGCGACGATCCGTACGCTCCGGCCGCCAACCCGTACTCGCTCCTGCTCAACGTGACAAGGCCGCTGCAGGAGCGTTTCGACGCCCAGCGTGCCGACGTCTACACCGTGCCGTACGTCGCGCAGTTCTCGAATCCCGTCGCGATCCCGCCGGACGGTCAGCAGTCCTACAACAACAGTCGCAGTGAGGGATTCGCGGCGACCACCGACATCCTGGCGCGACGTTCGGCCGAGTGCCCGCTGACCACCTACGTGCTCACCGGTTTCTCGCAGGGCGCGGTGATCGTGGGCGACGTCGCCGCGCAGATCGGTGCCGGCAACGGCCCGGTCCCCGCAGATCGGGTCCTCGGTGTCGCGCTCGTCGCCGACGGTCGCCGCGACGGGGTGTCGGGTACCGACATCGGTGCGCCCGTCGCGGGGGTGGGCGCCGAACTGTCGCTCGACGGCCTACGACTGCCGGGCATCACGATGACCGGTGCGCGTCCCGGGGGATTCGGGGAGCTCGACGACCGCACCGTCCAGATCTGCGCACCTACCGACAGCATCTGCGATGCACCGCCGAACGCGCTGAATCCCGCGAATTGGATGTCGGCCGCTCCGCGGCTGCTCGAGTACGTCAACAATCCGATCCACGCGATGTACAACACCTATGTGGTGGACGAGAACGGCACCACCGCGACGCAGTGGATTGCGAACTGGGCGGCCGAGAAGATCGACGGCGCACCGGAACCCGCAGAAGAATGA
- a CDS encoding decaprenyl-phosphate phosphoribosyltransferase, with amino-acid sequence MSEEPAPVKEAPKSLGAGIVKAVRPRQWVKNVLVLAAPMAAGSVTQVDVLLPVALAFVVFCMAASGIYLVNDAMDVEADRAHPTKRFRPIAAGVLPVRLAYIIAVVLLTGSILLSFLANWQLAVVMAVYIGIQLAYCFGLKHQAVLDICIVSSGFLIRAIAGGVAAEIPLSQWFLLIMAFGSLFMAAGKRYAELRLATRTGAKIRKSLEYYTETYLRFVWTVAATAVVLCYGLWAFEQDNVAGSNWYAISMIPFVVAILRYAVDVDGGEAGEPEEIALKDRVLQLLAVVWILVVGGAVYLF; translated from the coding sequence ATGAGCGAGGAACCGGCGCCCGTCAAGGAGGCGCCCAAGAGCCTGGGCGCCGGGATCGTCAAGGCGGTCCGCCCCCGGCAGTGGGTGAAGAACGTCCTGGTGCTCGCGGCGCCGATGGCGGCCGGCTCGGTCACTCAGGTCGACGTGCTGCTGCCCGTCGCGCTCGCCTTCGTCGTCTTCTGCATGGCTGCCTCGGGCATCTATCTCGTCAACGACGCGATGGACGTCGAGGCCGACCGTGCGCATCCCACCAAGCGGTTCCGGCCCATCGCGGCCGGTGTGCTCCCGGTGCGACTCGCGTACATCATCGCGGTGGTGCTGCTGACGGGTTCCATCCTGCTGTCGTTCCTTGCGAACTGGCAGCTCGCCGTCGTCATGGCGGTGTACATCGGCATCCAGCTGGCGTACTGCTTCGGACTCAAGCACCAGGCCGTGCTCGACATCTGCATCGTCTCGTCCGGATTCCTCATCCGGGCCATCGCAGGTGGTGTGGCCGCCGAGATCCCGCTGTCGCAGTGGTTCCTGCTGATCATGGCGTTCGGCTCGCTGTTCATGGCGGCGGGCAAGCGCTACGCGGAACTGCGTCTCGCGACCCGTACCGGCGCGAAGATCCGCAAGTCGCTCGAGTACTACACGGAGACCTACCTGCGGTTCGTCTGGACCGTGGCGGCGACCGCCGTGGTGCTCTGCTACGGCCTGTGGGCGTTCGAGCAGGACAACGTGGCCGGATCCAACTGGTACGCGATCTCGATGATCCCGTTCGTCGTCGCGATCCTGCGGTACGCGGTGGATGTCGACGGGGGTGAAGCCGGCGAACCCGAGGAGATCGCGCTGAAGGACCGGGTGCTGCAGTTGCTCGCAGTGGTGTGGATCCTGGTGGTCGGCGGTGCTGTCTACCTCTTCTGA
- a CDS encoding DUF732 domain-containing protein codes for MPARTRSRSTRVLGALAAALTATAVLSACGSDDSTATNTPTTSATTETSTSTSTSAAETSTPTAAGTETTDDTDTSDASPAPASPGAEGDTGAGTGAAPAPTPGAQAFLDALRAEGVEPSDETGAVNIADYICSAQAQGGSPEEIKVFVTALVGSDAAAGGVELSEEQASSTADTYIAVAGETYCN; via the coding sequence ATGCCTGCACGGACCCGCTCGCGCTCGACCCGCGTCCTCGGCGCACTCGCCGCGGCACTGACTGCCACGGCCGTTCTGTCCGCGTGCGGAAGCGACGACTCCACGGCGACGAACACGCCGACGACGTCCGCCACCACGGAGACCTCGACGTCGACCTCGACATCCGCGGCCGAAACGTCCACGCCCACCGCCGCCGGCACGGAGACCACGGACGACACCGACACGAGCGATGCGTCCCCGGCCCCGGCCTCGCCCGGCGCCGAAGGCGACACGGGAGCCGGTACGGGTGCGGCACCCGCTCCCACGCCCGGCGCGCAGGCCTTCCTGGACGCTCTCCGTGCGGAGGGAGTCGAGCCCAGCGACGAGACCGGCGCGGTGAACATCGCCGATTACATCTGCAGCGCCCAGGCGCAGGGCGGGTCGCCGGAGGAGATCAAGGTGTTCGTGACGGCGCTCGTGGGTAGTGATGCTGCAGCCGGTGGTGTCGAGTTGTCGGAGGAGCAGGCCTCCTCGACGGCCGACACCTACATCGCCGTCGCCGGCGAGACGTACTGCAACTAG
- the zomB gene encoding flagellar motor control protein ZomB, which yields MRGVDDTEAGPSRTVRPVRHDRLARGAFVAGVVVSALLMFWGAWERRWIADDGLIVLRTVRNLLAGNGPVFNAGERVEANTSTAWTYIVYAGGWLTGIRLEYVVLAIALVLSTSAIVLAMFGAARLYRWRLRAASGTVLLLPAGVLVYIAVPPARDFATSGLESCLVICWLGLLWLLMVRWATPAPGGSGPLPGTGQILATAFVAGLGPLVRPELALVAVLTLAMLFLAPGLDVRIRVVMVAVAGAIPVGYQIWRMGYYGLPYPNTAVAKDAGGAKWSQGLEYLGNLVSPYLLWLPLLFLVLLAALVLATSRDTARLTAPAARPDPRDVRATMSWAQNLLRTPTAVVVLFLGSGVLLALYSLRVGGDFMHGRVLLPPLFCLLLPVAVVPLRIPDRAEIGNNRPTQVAGVLAVLWLGTVVWTAAAANTTGMTEGAVVGRSGIVDERAFYALNTGHLHPIRAEDYLDYPRMRAMVEAIANTPNGGLLLPTPSYDAWDVVPPPEPIPPGGTGHTVFFLNLGMTSMNTGLDVRVVDQMGLAYPLAAHTERLEDGRIGHDKILFPDWVVADSGMVDVHPWLPGYLDEDWVAMAKTALTCPETREMIDSSSAELTWALFKRNLRNAFDYASYRIERVPEYEIQRCDLPMPPPRG from the coding sequence GTGCGCGGCGTCGACGACACCGAGGCCGGACCGTCCCGTACGGTCCGGCCCGTTCGGCATGATCGCCTCGCCCGTGGCGCGTTCGTCGCGGGCGTGGTCGTCTCCGCGCTCCTGATGTTCTGGGGGGCATGGGAACGGCGCTGGATCGCGGATGACGGGCTCATCGTCCTGCGGACCGTGCGCAACCTCCTCGCCGGCAACGGACCGGTGTTCAACGCGGGGGAGCGTGTGGAGGCCAACACCTCCACGGCGTGGACGTACATCGTCTACGCGGGTGGATGGCTCACCGGGATCCGCCTCGAATACGTGGTGCTCGCCATCGCGCTCGTGTTGTCGACGAGCGCGATCGTCCTCGCGATGTTCGGTGCGGCGCGCCTGTACCGGTGGCGACTGCGGGCGGCCTCGGGAACCGTGCTGCTGTTGCCCGCCGGTGTCCTCGTCTACATCGCGGTGCCCCCTGCCCGCGACTTTGCGACCTCGGGCCTCGAATCCTGCCTGGTGATCTGCTGGCTCGGCCTGTTGTGGCTGCTCATGGTCAGGTGGGCGACCCCGGCGCCGGGAGGAAGCGGACCCCTCCCGGGTACAGGGCAGATCCTCGCCACGGCCTTCGTCGCCGGACTCGGCCCGCTGGTGCGACCCGAACTCGCGCTCGTCGCGGTGCTCACGCTCGCGATGCTGTTCCTCGCGCCCGGCCTCGACGTGCGCATCCGCGTCGTGATGGTCGCGGTGGCCGGAGCGATCCCGGTCGGCTACCAGATCTGGCGCATGGGTTACTACGGGCTGCCCTATCCCAACACCGCGGTCGCCAAGGACGCCGGCGGCGCGAAGTGGTCGCAAGGCCTCGAATATCTCGGCAACCTCGTCTCGCCGTATCTGCTGTGGTTGCCGCTGCTGTTCCTCGTGCTTCTCGCCGCGCTCGTCCTCGCGACCAGCCGCGACACCGCCCGTCTCACCGCCCCTGCGGCCCGCCCCGATCCGCGTGACGTGCGGGCCACGATGTCCTGGGCGCAGAACTTGCTGCGCACACCCACTGCCGTCGTCGTGTTGTTCCTCGGCTCCGGTGTGTTGCTCGCGCTGTACTCGCTGCGCGTGGGCGGCGACTTCATGCACGGCCGCGTCCTGCTGCCGCCGTTGTTCTGTCTGCTCCTGCCCGTTGCGGTCGTTCCCCTGCGGATCCCGGACCGTGCGGAGATCGGCAACAACCGGCCGACGCAGGTCGCGGGTGTACTGGCCGTGCTGTGGCTCGGCACCGTGGTGTGGACGGCCGCAGCGGCCAACACCACCGGCATGACCGAGGGCGCCGTGGTGGGCCGCTCCGGCATCGTCGACGAGCGCGCGTTCTACGCCCTCAACACCGGGCATCTGCATCCGATCCGCGCGGAGGATTATCTCGACTACCCGCGCATGCGTGCCATGGTCGAGGCCATCGCGAACACCCCGAACGGCGGTCTGCTGCTGCCCACTCCGTCCTACGACGCGTGGGACGTGGTGCCGCCGCCCGAGCCCATCCCGCCGGGTGGCACCGGGCACACGGTCTTCTTCCTGAACCTGGGCATGACCAGCATGAACACCGGGTTGGACGTGCGGGTCGTCGACCAGATGGGTCTGGCCTACCCGCTCGCCGCGCACACCGAGCGTCTCGAGGACGGGCGGATCGGGCACGACAAGATCTTGTTCCCCGATTGGGTGGTCGCCGATTCGGGCATGGTCGACGTGCATCCGTGGTTGCCCGGTTATCTCGACGAGGACTGGGTGGCGATGGCGAAGACCGCGCTGACCTGCCCCGAGACCAGGGAGATGATCGACTCCTCGAGCGCCGAACTGACGTGGGCACTGTTCAAGCGGAATCTGCGGAACGCGTTCGACTACGCCTCGTACCGGATCGAACGGGTGCCCGAATACGAGATCCAGCGCTGCGATCTGCCGATGCCGCCTCCGCGGGGGTGA
- a CDS encoding alpha/beta hydrolase, with translation MRFVPRLRQGLRRRLLGTAAAALVLPVAAGLVGTTAAVAAPAQGAPVSHRAPAGGFEEVFVESDMGPIKVQIQWAARGGDAALYMLDGLRARDDVNAWTLETNALQQFSNDNVSLIMPVGGQSSFYTDWYAPSNLNGQDVTYKWETFLTEQLPDYLATRGVSRNNNGILGLSMGGSAALTLAAYHRDQFKFASSLSGYLNLSAPGMREAIRVAMLDAGRFNVDSMWGPPWSPAWLRNDPFVFAPKLEGLSLYISAASGLPGEHDNPQGFVGYYNTANGMALEALSLAQTRAFQIKLATLGIPATFDFPARGTHAWKYWEDQLWKARPQILEALNAF, from the coding sequence ATGCGTTTTGTCCCGAGGTTGAGGCAGGGCCTTCGCCGGCGACTGCTCGGCACCGCCGCCGCAGCTCTGGTCCTCCCCGTGGCTGCAGGCCTCGTCGGAACCACCGCCGCGGTCGCCGCGCCTGCGCAGGGAGCGCCGGTGTCGCACCGCGCGCCCGCAGGGGGCTTCGAAGAGGTCTTCGTCGAGTCCGACATGGGCCCGATCAAGGTCCAGATCCAGTGGGCCGCGCGCGGCGGCGATGCGGCTCTCTACATGCTCGACGGCCTGCGCGCTCGGGACGACGTGAACGCCTGGACGTTGGAGACGAACGCCCTGCAGCAGTTCTCCAACGACAACGTCAGCCTGATCATGCCGGTCGGCGGACAGTCGAGCTTCTACACCGACTGGTACGCGCCGTCCAACCTGAACGGCCAGGACGTCACCTACAAGTGGGAGACGTTCCTGACGGAGCAGCTGCCCGATTACCTCGCCACCCGTGGCGTCTCGCGCAACAACAACGGCATCCTCGGCCTGTCGATGGGTGGCTCCGCTGCTCTGACGCTCGCCGCCTACCATCGCGACCAGTTCAAGTTCGCGTCGTCGCTGTCCGGCTACCTGAACCTGTCAGCTCCCGGCATGCGTGAGGCCATCCGCGTCGCGATGCTCGACGCCGGCCGCTTCAACGTCGACTCGATGTGGGGCCCGCCGTGGAGCCCGGCCTGGCTGCGCAACGACCCGTTCGTCTTCGCTCCGAAGCTGGAGGGCCTGTCGCTGTACATCTCGGCCGCCAGCGGTCTGCCGGGCGAGCACGACAACCCGCAGGGCTTCGTCGGCTACTACAACACCGCCAACGGCATGGCTCTCGAGGCTCTGTCCCTCGCCCAGACCCGCGCGTTCCAGATCAAGCTGGCCACGCTCGGCATCCCGGCCACCTTCGACTTCCCGGCGCGCGGCACGCACGCATGGAAGTACTGGGAGGATCAGCTGTGGAAGGCACGTCCGCAGATCCTCGAGGCGCTGAACGCGTTCTGA